In the Commensalibacter melissae genome, GGAGTCCAATGGCAAGGGGACGATTGACTCGTGATTTTGATGAAGTTACACGACGTACTCAAAATGATGCTTTTGCTTTGAAAATGTATCAGGATGCAGAACAGCAGGATCGAAAAGTCGTGGAGGTTGTCGCAAAGATTGCCAACTTGCATCATGTCCCTCGTGCATATGTTGCATTGGGCTGGTTATTATCAAAAAAATACGTAACGGCACCTATTATTGGGGTAACAAAGGCTGAACATTTGACAACGGCTGTAAAGGCGCTTGATTTTTCTTTAACAGAAAATGAAATAAACAGTCTTGAAGCACCGTATGTACCGCATCCTGTAAATGGAATTATTCCTCCATTGTCAAAGGAACCTATGACGATTACACCGCCCAGGGTTTAGATATTCCAATTCATTTGAATTGCATTATCTGCAAAATCAAAAATATTTAAAATTGCAAACAAAAAGATTGAGCTATCATGAGATATCGATTTTTGGGAAGAACAGGTCTGAAGATAAGTGATTTATGTCTTGGAACCATGAATTTTGGTGATGTCACGGATGAAAAAGAAAGCTGCATGATTATGGATAAGGCAATTGATGCAGGAATTAATTTTTTTGATACGGCAGATGTTTATGGAGGATTACAATGGCCAGAAATTCCTAGGGGATATGGCATTTCTGAAGAAATTATAGGACGATGGTTTAAAAAGAGCGGTCAGAGAGACAAGGTTATATTGGCTACCAAAGTTTACCAGCCTATGGATTTTGGGCCGAATGACCGGTATTTGTCAGCTTATCATATTCGAAAAGCGTGTGAAGACAGTTTGCGACGCTTAAAAACTGATCATATTGATCTTTATCAAATGCATCATATTGATCGAGAAACTCCATGGGAGGAAATATGGCAGGCAATGGAGTTATTGGTTCAACAGGGAAAAGTTTTATATATAGGAAGTTGTAATTTTGCTGGTTGGCAAATAGCCACTGCTCAGGGATTGGCCAAGGAACGTCATTTTTACGGACTGGTTTCTGAGCAAAGCCCCTATAATCTGACAGAACGTACAGTTGAGCTGGAAGTCCTTCCATCCTGTCGATATCATGGTCTTGGATTTATTCCCTATTCTCCATTGGCAGGTGGATTGCTTGGGGGTGTCCTCTCGAAACAGAAAAATGGCGAGCGACGTTTTAGAGAACAGGAACTGAAAATAATTGAAAAATTAAGATACCAACTTGAAAAATATGAGAATCTTGCTGCTGAACTTAAAATAACTCCTGCAAATTTAGCCCTTGCCTGGTTAAGACATCAACCTGATGTCACAGCACCGATTATTGGACCTCGTACTGAAACACAGCTGGATAATGCTATTGAAGGGCTTTCCATTACATTGTCAGATGAAATAATACATACTTTAAATGATATTTGGCC is a window encoding:
- a CDS encoding aldo/keto reductase, translated to MRYRFLGRTGLKISDLCLGTMNFGDVTDEKESCMIMDKAIDAGINFFDTADVYGGLQWPEIPRGYGISEEIIGRWFKKSGQRDKVILATKVYQPMDFGPNDRYLSAYHIRKACEDSLRRLKTDHIDLYQMHHIDRETPWEEIWQAMELLVQQGKVLYIGSCNFAGWQIATAQGLAKERHFYGLVSEQSPYNLTERTVELEVLPSCRYHGLGFIPYSPLAGGLLGGVLSKQKNGERRFREQELKIIEKLRYQLEKYENLAAELKITPANLALAWLRHQPDVTAPIIGPRTETQLDNAIEGLSITLSDEIIHTLNDIWPGMGGEAPEAYAW